The Alphaproteobacteria bacterium genome includes the window ATTGTCGCAAAGCAATATCTGCCCCGCCAACCCCTGAAGCGCCGCTTTCCATAAAATCGACATTGGCAACCCGCTCCATTGCAATAAACGCTTCTCGTGCTGCCGCACTTTGCGAAGCAGTGAATGCTGCCGTTGCAACACCGTCATCATTGCCATTTCCGTCTACCGAATTAAAACTATAGGTAATGCGCGTTGTGCCATCGCTGCTGGCAGGCCATTGAAAAGGGGTGTAAATAGCGGTGAATGGATTGGTGGTGACCACGGTACTTCCTTTGGTTAGATAATGTATGGAGCGAACTCAGCGTAGCATAAATTACAGGGGATATTAACTAATATTACCTGCGGCAACATATAATCACGCGAAATTAATGCTTACGTTATACAGACTCAATACCGGTATGTACAAAAAAATCACATCAATCGTTTGTGACTGCGGTTTTAGCTTTCACCTTTGTGCGGCTTTGGCTATGCTTTGGCACATATCACGTAAAGGAGAAACGGTATGGCAATTGATGATTTTGAACCGGGCGGCGTAGGTCAGGTGAATGCTGGAATATTTGGTCTTCCACATAACGAAGAAGAATCTTCCATCGTTTTATTGCCGGTGCCGTGGGATGTAACCACCAGCTATATGCCCGGCACCCATGCTGGCCCGCAATCCATATTGGAGGCATCTCCCCAGCTGGATCGCCATCATGCAGATTTTCCGGGATTTTGGAAACAAGGTGTGCATCTAAAACAAAACGCTGATGGGATTCTTGAGCGCAATCACTCGTTACGTAAAGATGCAGAAACCGTGATTGCCCATCTAGAAGCAGGTAAAAAACCAGATGCAGCACATAACGCGCTGGTGAAAAAAATTAATGAAGGATCAGCCAAAGTTACCGCATGGCTCAAAAAAGAGAGCCTTGCACTGCTCGACAAAGATAAACTCGTTGGAGTTGTGGGCGGCGATCACAGTGTGCCTTTGGGGCTTATGCAAGCACTGGCCGAGAAAAACGATGATTACGGGATACTGCATTTTGATGCACATCACGATTATCGCAATGCCTATATGGGGCTGGAAGAATCCCACGCTTCAATTATGTATAATGCCACAAAAATTCCGCAGATAAGCAAATTAGTACAAGTAGGCATTCGCGATTTCAGCCGGTCGGAAATGGAATTTGCCCGTGCGGATCGTGCGCGTTTAGTCACGTTTTATGATCAACAGCTGAAAGAAGAGCAGTTTTTAGGCGGTACATGGCATGATCAATGTCTCGATATCATCCGCCATTTGCCGGATCGGGTGTATATTTCTTTCGATATCGATGGGCTGGCGCCGCATTTATGTCCGAACACAGGCACACCGGTTCCGGGAGGTTTGGAATTTGCACAGGCGGTCTATCTGATCAAGCTTGTGGCCAAAGCGCATAAAATCATAGGCTTCGATTTGGTGGAAGTTGCTGGCGATGCGCACTCTATCGACGCCAATGTGGGCGCACGCCTCTTGTGGCATCTATGCGGCTATAGCAGCATTAGCAAGCGCAGCCACTGGGTACTTTAGGGATGCAATTTGTTTGGCTTAGTTATTATTGCCTACTAAATGCGATGTTGTTGTTTATCATAATGCTATCAGGCATTGCTGGTGCGCCCCTTTGTCCACGCTACCGCTTTATCTTCACCCCTGAGGGCGCCGTGTGGGATGCAACAATATATTAACCCTACTAACTTTCTTGAACTTTTGCATCGTTACGTTATATTCTTTTGCTCTTAAACAGATATTCAGACGGAGGAAGTTTTGGGAGCAGTATTGATTATCGGCGCAGGTGCCGCTGGCTCTGTTGTAGCACAGAAATGCGCCATGAATCGCGATGTATTTACCCGCATTCATTTGGCAAGCCGCACACTCAGCAAATGCGAAGCAGTGAAAGAATCCTGCAAAACCGACATTAGCATTTCGCAGGTAGATGCGGATAATGTTGCCGAAACCGTTGCTCTCATCAATGAATTCAAGCCCGACCTTGTAGTCAATATGGCGCTGCCCTATCAGGATTTGCCAATTATGGATGCCTGCCTTGAATGCAAGGTGGACTATATGGACACCGCTAATTATGAACCTAAAGACGACCCCAATTTTCATTATGGCTGGCAATGGGATTATCATGAGCGCTTTTTAGAAGCCAAAATACGCG containing:
- a CDS encoding agmatinase family protein — translated: MAIDDFEPGGVGQVNAGIFGLPHNEEESSIVLLPVPWDVTTSYMPGTHAGPQSILEASPQLDRHHADFPGFWKQGVHLKQNADGILERNHSLRKDAETVIAHLEAGKKPDAAHNALVKKINEGSAKVTAWLKKESLALLDKDKLVGVVGGDHSVPLGLMQALAEKNDDYGILHFDAHHDYRNAYMGLEESHASIMYNATKIPQISKLVQVGIRDFSRSEMEFARADRARLVTFYDQQLKEEQFLGGTWHDQCLDIIRHLPDRVYISFDIDGLAPHLCPNTGTPVPGGLEFAQAVYLIKLVAKAHKIIGFDLVEVAGDAHSIDANVGARLLWHLCGYSSISKRSHWVL